GCCCGCCTCTGTCATTCTGAGCGTAGCGAAGAATCTTGTTTGACCTGTTGAAGAAAGATGTTTCGCTCCGCTCAACATGACATGTTGCCACCGTTATTCGGATAGGCGCTTAGGGCAGTAAGAATCGCCCCTGCCGGGCGAATCGTCTTGCGCGCGGCTACTTGGCGCGCGAGACATACGCCCCGGATTCCGTATCGACGCGGATCGTTTCTCCCACCTCAAGGAAACTCGGAACACGGACAACAAGGCCGGTTTCCGTGGTGGCGGGCTTAAGTTCGTTGGTGACGGTGGCCGATTTCATGCTCGGCGGGGTGTCGGTGATCTGTAAATCGACGGTCTTCGGCAACGCAATGCCGACGGGATTGCCTTCGTGGTAATCCACTTTGATTTTGAGGTTCGAGATCAAATAGTTTACGGAATCGCCCAAGGCCTCTTTCGTGAGCGACAGTTGATCGTAATTTTCCGAATTCATGAAAAAGAAATCGTCCCCGGACTGGTAGAGATACTCCATTTCCAATTGTTCGAGCGTGATGCGATCAACCTTATCTTCCGAGCGGAAGCGGTGTTCGGTTTGCAGTCCTGAGCGCAGGTTGCGCAGTTTCGTGCGCACGAAGCCACGCCAGTTTCCTGGGGTCACATGGGTAAGCTCCATGAGGCGGTGGAGATCGTTGTTGTGCATAACGACCATGCCCACGCGCAACTGGGTTGCCGGTACGAGCATACGACTAATCCTCCTCGGTGGTATCCAAGCTCGCTACTGTACCTTCAGATCGGGCGAGCGGCAAGCCAAGGCGGTTGTGAGCTGGGAGGAACCTAAAGTGAGCCGCTACCACAGCCGTCGGATAGGATAAGCATCCAAGACGGAGTCGTTACTCACCAGTGGGATCTGCTCAACCATCGCCTGTACGACCAGCAAGCGGTCGAAGGGGTCTTTGCGATGGAAGGGAAGGGTTGTTAATGGAGCGACGTGTCGAGGCTCTACATGCAGGATGCTGAACCGATTGATGGCAATTTCTCGTTCCATGAATTCCTGAAAAGGATCTGGCAAAACGTATTTTTTAAGTCGGATCTTGATTGCGATTTCCCAGTACGTCGCTGGACTCACCTCGATTTGATTCCTCGGGTCGGCGATCAACGCCCTCGCCGCTGAACTCAGTTGCGGCTCATCCAAGATGAACCACAAGAAGGCGTGCGTATCGAGGAGAAGCCTCATGGCATGTATTCCTTGAAGTCTTCCAAATGCTCTTTGTCATCGGCCAGGATAAGCAACTTGCCTTTTGCGCTACCTGGCTGTCGCGGTTGGGGAGCTCCCGTAGATTGGCCCGTCAGTGTCGCGACTGGTTGTTCGTTTGCCGTAATGATGACCTTTTCCCCAGGGGCAAGTCGAGCGACGAGTTCCGCGAGATGTGTCTGGGCTTCTTCGATGGTGACGGTTGTAGACATAAGGCTCTTCTTTTCAGTTTCAGTTCTGATGTTGCGTGTCTTTGGTGGCTTTGCCTACCAATGCAAAGCTACTGCAGCCGATCCTCTCCCCTCGACGGCGGCGCAAAAATCGGCGAGGCGTGATGATGCACGATAAACCACTGACCGTCCTGTTTCTCGAAGAGGTTGGTGGTGAGAATCTGGGAGCGCGACGGGCCATCGTATCCTTGGGTTTCCAGTTCTTCGATGAGCATGACCCAGCCGAAGTTGCCATTCACTACCACGCGGACATCCGTGAGCGTAAACCGCATGCCGAAAGCGTTATCGAAAATCCGCTCCCAACTGGCCATGACCGGTCCCCACCCAACCAGCAGAGGCCACCCTGGGTGGACGCATTTGATATGCGTGGCGCGCAGCCACACTTTCTCCATCTCTTCGATATCCAGGGTCTCGAACGCTTGGTAAAACGCCCGATTCGCTGCCTCGACTTCGCGTTGCTCGTTCATGCCTGTTTCCCTCCTCAGGGTTTGGGGGCCATAAAGACCAGGACGGTTAAGCGCTCCGGCCCAGGGTTCTGCACTCCATGGTCCGAGCCGGCTGGTGCCAGGGCGGCACCGCCAGGGCCGAGTTCTTTCGTCTCGTGCCCGACGCGAATGCGCGCTTGTCCTTGCAGGACGTAGTACACTTTGTCGGACCCTTTGTGGGCATGCGGGGTTTGCTCCTGTCCGGCCTCGAAGCAATAGACATCGCAGAACATCCGTTCGGTGTCGAACAGATTCACCTTTTGCATTTTCTCGATGGAGAACCGGAGCTGAGAGAAAACTTCTTTGAAGACTTCCATATGAACGTCACCTCCCGAGCGGTACCGCGCCACGTGGCGCTTCTCGACGGCCTTTTCTCTTGCACAGGGATGCGGTATCCCCTAACCACTCTTGCCCTACCGTAAAATATGGCGTTATGGCAAGGCCGTATGGCATTACCGAGGCAGAGAAGGAGAACATTGCGTGCCCGAATTGCCCGAAGTAGAAACCGTCCGCCGGAGCTTGGAGCGCTTGATCGCTGGCCAATCTATTGCCGCAGTACAGGTGCGTGAACCGCGCTTGCGGAAACCGGTGGCGAAAAACTTTGCTGCTGTCCTCAAAGACCGCGTCATACAAAGCGTCGGACGGCGCGGCAAATACTTGACCCTGCGGCTCGACGATGGACAGGTCTGGCTGGTGCATTTGGGCATGACCGGGCAACTGACAGTCGGCGACCGGCAGACTCCGCTACGCACGCACGACCATGTCGTCATGACCTTGAGCGATGGCCGTGCCCTGCGATACAACGACCCGCGCCGCTTCGGTCTGATGGTGGTGGGCACGGAAACGGAGATTGAGGCGGTGATGGCCTTGGGAGTCGAGCCACTCAGTGCCGCATTTTCTCTGCGGTATCTCCAGGTGAAGGTGCAGCATACGCGGCGTACGGTCAAAGACGTCTTGATGGATCAGCGCATTGTGGCCGGTGTGGGCAACATCTACGCCAGCGAGCTGCTGTTCCGTGCCAAGGTACAGCCCCGCCGTCCGGCCTCGACGCTCGACGCTGGAGAGGTCGCACGCGTCGTGAAAGCGACGAAGGAAGTTCTTCGGGAAGCCATCAAGCAT
This genomic stretch from Deltaproteobacteria bacterium harbors:
- the efp gene encoding elongation factor P, producing MLVPATQLRVGMVVMHNNDLHRLMELTHVTPGNWRGFVRTKLRNLRSGLQTEHRFRSEDKVDRITLEQLEMEYLYQSGDDFFFMNSENYDQLSLTKEALGDSVNYLISNLKIKVDYHEGNPVGIALPKTVDLQITDTPPSMKSATVTNELKPATTETGLVVRVPSFLEVGETIRVDTESGAYVSRAK
- a CDS encoding type II toxin-antitoxin system VapC family toxin, whose translation is MRLLLDTHAFLWFILDEPQLSSAARALIADPRNQIEVSPATYWEIAIKIRLKKYVLPDPFQEFMEREIAINRFSILHVEPRHVAPLTTLPFHRKDPFDRLLVVQAMVEQIPLVSNDSVLDAYPIRRLW
- a CDS encoding nuclear transport factor 2 family protein, translated to MNEQREVEAANRAFYQAFETLDIEEMEKVWLRATHIKCVHPGWPLLVGWGPVMASWERIFDNAFGMRFTLTDVRVVVNGNFGWVMLIEELETQGYDGPSRSQILTTNLFEKQDGQWFIVHHHASPIFAPPSRGEDRLQ
- a CDS encoding cupin domain-containing protein; the protein is MEVFKEVFSQLRFSIEKMQKVNLFDTERMFCDVYCFEAGQEQTPHAHKGSDKVYYVLQGQARIRVGHETKELGPGGAALAPAGSDHGVQNPGPERLTVLVFMAPKP
- the mutM gene encoding bifunctional DNA-formamidopyrimidine glycosylase/DNA-(apurinic or apyrimidinic site) lyase, translating into MPELPEVETVRRSLERLIAGQSIAAVQVREPRLRKPVAKNFAAVLKDRVIQSVGRRGKYLTLRLDDGQVWLVHLGMTGQLTVGDRQTPLRTHDHVVMTLSDGRALRYNDPRRFGLMVVGTETEIEAVMALGVEPLSAAFSLRYLQVKVQHTRRTVKDVLMDQRIVAGVGNIYASELLFRAKVQPRRPASTLDAGEVARVVKATKEVLREAIKHRGSSISDYRDGEGRPGDFQNRFRVYDREGQPCRTCKGSLRRETHGGRSSFFCPTCQA